Part of the Clostridiisalibacter paucivorans DSM 22131 genome is shown below.
CTACCAACTAGCTAATGGGACGCGGGACCATCCTATACCACCTGAGTTTTGACCCATGCATCATGCGATGCTAAGGTTTCATGGGGTATTAATCCCGGTTTCCCGAGGCTATCCCTCTGTACAGGGCAGGTTTCCCACGCGTTACTCACCCGTCCGCCGCTTTCCACTTCCAAATTCACCCGAAGGATCTTTCAAAAGCTTCACGCTCGACTTGCATGTGTTAGGCGCGCCGCCAGCGTTCGTCCTGAGCCAGGATCAAACTCTCAAAATAAAATTTGTCTGACTCATGCACTGTTCAATTTTCAAAGACCAACTTTCATTTGTTTTGGCTGTCTATCGCAGCCGACTCTTAATATACTAGCACATATTATACCCTATGTCAACACTTTTTATATATTTTTTATGCGTATGTTCTTTTTAGTTCTTTTCTGAATTTTTCTATAATCTTTTTCTCTATCCTCGAAACGGTCATTTGAGACATTCCTATATCTTGGGCTATGGAAACCTGAGTCTTTCTTTTAAAATATCTATCTTTTAAAATTTTCCTCTCCAAATCGTCTAACTTATCTATTGCCTTCAATAAAAAATCCCTATTTTCTATTTTTGAAAAATATTCATCATCTTCTCCTATTAATGCTGCTAAATTTATATCTTTATCTTCACTATCAGAGTCATAAGATGAATCTAATGAATGAGGAGTATATACTTTACTTGCTTCCATTGCCTCTAAAACTTCTTCTTCTGTAGAATTTAAATAACTTGCTATTTCTAAAACATTGGGTGTTCTTTGTAAATCTTGACTTAAAGTTATTTTAGCATTATTAATTTTTTTTGAAAGTTCCTGTATCCTACGGGGAACCCTAATAGACCATCCTTTATCTCTAAAGTATTTTTTAATTTCTCCTATTATTGTAGGGGTAGCAAAGCTTGAAAACTCATAACCTTTACTTATGTCATACCTATCTATGGCATATATAAGACCTAAGCAAGCAACTTGATATATGTCATCATACTCTATGCCCCTATTAGCATATTTTTTAGACAATATCTCTGCTATATATAGATTTCTATTTATCAATTCATCTCTTATCTTTATATCCCTATCTACAGCATATATTTTAAATAATGCTTTAGTTTCAATATCCTCTAAATTATTCAACTCCCAGCTAATATCTTTTTTATTATTCATTTCTGTAGCCATTCTCAACTACTCCTATCTCTTTTGTCATTATAATCTTATTAATCCCCTCTTCATTCATACAATCTACATCATCCATAAGGGTTTTTATTATAAATAGACCTAATTCTTTATCCTTCATTTCTTCTATTGAACTAGAATTAATCTCCTTATCACACTTATTCTTTTCTGAATCATCTATTTTTATAGTAAGCTTGTCCTTATATAATAAAAATTCTACCTCTATATCTATATCTTCTTTTGTATTATCCATAATAATATTACTACATGCTTCTCCTATAGCTACCTTTATGTCATCTATTTCTTCTATATTAAATCCCATTCTACTAGCTATGGAAGATGCTGTAAGTCTAACAACGCTGACATATTCAGGTTTGACAGGTATTATCATTTTTATACTATCTTTAAGCATTTTTGCCCTCACTCCTTACTCCTTAATTATAAATACATTATTAAGACCTGTAATACTAAATAATTTTTTTATGTTTGCTTTCATATTCTTTATTATTATATTCTCATCTTTTTCTTTAAGTTTTTTTAATCCACTTATTAATACTCCTAATCCAGTGCTATCTATATATTCTAATCTTTCTCCATCAATAACTATACTTATAGTCTTTTCTTTTATTATATCTAACAATATGTCTTTAAACTCTGGTGCAGTATATATATCTATTTCTCCTACTGGTTTTAAAATCCACATGTTTTTATTTTCATCATATTTTTTATCTACTGTTAAAGCCATTTAAATACACCCCCGATATTTTTTATTATATTTTAATAATATAATAAATTGTCTATAATGTAAACTTGTACAGTTGTTAAAAGAATATAAAATAAAAGTTAGTAGTGAATGGTTAATAGTAAGTAGTCTAATAATGAAATCCATAGAATTTCCACCATCAACTACGAACTACTAGCTACTAACTACTAACTATATTTATACCTTTGTTATTAGTTTTGACAACTTTATAGGTCTTTTTTATTCATCTTCTTCTGGAACTATTTTGGCTATAGCCATTACTTTGTCATCTTTTTCTACTTTCATTAATGTAACTCCTTGAGTTACTCTGCCCATTTGAGATATACCTGATACATTTAATCTTATTATTATACCTGATCTGCTTATCATCATTATTTCATCATCTTCTTCTACTATTTTTGCATTTACTAATTTTCCAGTATGAGATTTTATATGGTATGTTTTTATACCCTTTCCTCCTCTTGTCTGGCATCTATATTCATCTAGAGGTGTCCTCTTTCCATACCCTTTTTCACTTATAACTAAAAGATAACTACCTTCTTCAACTAGATTCATAGATACCACACCATCTCCATTATTTAAACTTATGGCCTTTACTCCCATTGCAGTTCTGCCCATATTTCTGACATCATTTTCATTAAATCTTATAGCCATCCCTTGAGCAGTTACTATTATTACTTCACTATCTCCCGTAGTCTTCTTAACACTTATTAATTCATCTTCTTCTCTTAAGTTTATAGCTATAAGTCCTGTTTTTCTTATTGCTTCATAACTTTCTAAATTTGTTTTCTTGATTGTTCCATGTTTAGTAGCAAATATCAAGAATCCTTCATCACTAAATTCTTTTATTGGAATTACAGCTGTTATTTTTTCATTATTTTCTAACTGAAGAAGATTTACTATGGCTGTACCCTTAGCCTGTCTTTTGGCCTCAGGTATTTCAAAGGCCCTAATAGTATATACTTTACCCTTATTAGTAAAGAACAATAAATGATCATGGGTTGAAGTTATAAATAAATCCTCAACAAAGTCCTCATCTCTTGTACTCATTCCCGATATACCTCTTCCGCCCCTTCTTTGTATCTTATAAGTATCTTCAGGTAGTCTTTTTATATATCCAAAATGGGTTAAAGTTATTACTGTGTTCTCTTCCTCTATCATATCTTCTATATTTATTTCTTCTACAGATGCTTTTATTTCTGTTCTTCTCTCATCCCCATATTTTGTTCTTATATCTATTAATTCATTTTTAATTATTTCATATATTAATCTTTCATTGGCCAATATTTCCCTATATTTATTTATTAACTTTATTAAATTATTATATTCATCTTCTATTTTTTCTCTTTCTAATCCTGTAAGTTTTTGTAACCTCATATCTAATATAGCTTGTGCTTGTTTTTCCGTAAGACCAAATTGTCCCATCAGTCCTTCTTTTGCCTGTTGTACAGTATTAGATTTTCTTATCAAACTAATAACAGCATCTATATTATCCAATGCTATCTTTAATCCTTCAAGTATATGAGCCCTTTCTTCTGCTTTGTTCAAATCGTATTGAGTTCTTCTAACTATTACCTCTTTTTGATGATCTAAATAATATCTCATTAATTGCTTTAGATTCAATAATCTTGGTTCATCATCTACCAAGGCTATCATAATTATGCTAAATGTATCTTGCATTTGAGTATGTTTATATAAATTGTTTAACACTATATTAGGATTTGCATCTCTTTTTAAATCTATAACTATCCGCATTCCATTTCTATCTGATTCATCCCTTAAATCAGATATGCCTTCTAGCTTTTTATCCCTTACCAATTGTGCTATTTTCTCTATAAGTCTAGCCTTGTTTACCTGATATGGTATTTCATTTACTATTATTCTAGATTTATTATTTGAAATCTGTTCTATAGTAGTTTTAGCTCTTACCTTTACCTTTCCTCTACCTGTTCTATATGCATTTTTTATGGCATCTTTACCTGTTATTATAGCCCCTGTTGGGAAATCTGGTCCCTTTACTTTACTCAATAAATCGTCTATGGTAACATCTGGATTTTCTATCATTAATACTATTCCATCTATTATCTCTTTTAGATTATGGGGTGGTATAGATGTAGCCATACCAACCGCTATACCTGAAGAACCATTTACTAATAGGTTTGGAAATCTACTGGGAAGAACCTTTGGTTCATTTAATGTCTCATCAAAATTTGGCCGATAGTCTACTGTATCCTTACTTATATCTCTTAACATTTCTATTGTAATCTTAGCCATTCTAGCCTCAGTATAACGCATAGCTGCTGCACTATCACCATCTACTGAACCAAAGTTTCCATGACCATCTACTAATGGATATCTAGTAGAAAAATTCTGTGCTAACCTAACCATAGCATCATATACAGCACTATCACCATGGGGATGATACTTACCTAACACATCTCCAACTATACGAGCAGATTTTCTATGAGGTTTTTCTGGACTAAGTCCCAGCTCATTCATAGCATAAAGTATCCTTCTATGGACAGGTTTTAATCCATCTCTTACATCTGGTAATGCTCTACTTACTATTACACTCATAGCATAATCAAGATATGATTTTTTCATCTCTTTTTCTATGTCTATGGTCATAATATTATGTTCATTGTTATTCATCTATATCCTCCTCACAGATAGGTTATCTAAATATCAAGATTCTGTACATTTCTAGCATTTTCTTCTATAAACTCTTTCCTTGGTTTTACTTTGTCTCCCATAAGTGTAGTAAATATTTCATCTGCTGCTATTGCATCCTCTGCCGTTACTTGAAGTAACATTCTGCCTTCTGGATTCATAGTAGTCTCCCATAGCTGCTCAGGGTCCATCTCTCCAAGACCTTTATATCTCTGTATAGAATATCCACTTCTACCCAATTCACTTAGCAATTTATCCAATTCTTTATCACTATAAGCATAATGTTCTGCCCTTCCTTTTTTCACTTTATAAAGTGGCGGTTGAGCTATATATATATGACCATTTTCTACTAGTGGCTTCATATATCTATAGAAGAATGTCAATAGTAAAGTTCTTATATGGGCTCCGTCTACATCGGCATCGGTCATTATTACTATCTTCCCATATCTAATTTTACTTATATCAAATTCATCTCCTATTCCACATCCAAATGCTGTTATCATAGCTTTTATCTCTTCGAAATTTAGTATTCTATCTAATCTTGCCTTTTCTACATTCATTATCTTTCCCTTTAATGGTAATATAGCCTGGATCCTTCTATCTCTTCCTTGTTTTGCTGATCCGCCGGCTGAATCCCCTTCGACTATAAATATCTCTGATTTATCTGCATCCCTTTCAGAACAGTCTGCTAATTTCCCTGGGAGAGAAGAATTTTCAAGAACACTTTTTCTTCTAGTTAGATCTCTGGCCTTTCTAGCTGCCTCTCTAGCTCTAGCTGCTCTTATGGCCTTATCTAATATAATTTTTGAATCTTTGGGGTTTTCTTCCAAAAATGCAATCAATGCATCAGAGATTATACTGTCTACTATGCCCCTCATTTCACTATTTCCTAATTTAGTTTTTGTTTGGCCCTCAAATTGAGGATCTGCTAATTTTACTGATAATACTGCGGTAAGGCCTTCCCTGATATCTTCACCACTTAAATTATTATCTTTTTCCTTTAATATTTGATTCTTTCTAGCATAATCATTTATAACTCTAGTCACCGCACTTTTAAATCCACTTAGATGAGTTCCACCTTCATGGGTATTTATATTATTTGCAAAGGCATATATATTTTCACTATATGCACTGGTATATTGCATAGCCACCTCTACAACTGAATTATCTCTTTCACCTTCATAATATATTACGTTTTTGTGTATTGCATCTTTATTTCTATTCAGATGTTTTACAAAAGCCTTTATTCCTCCTTCATAATGGAACTCTTCTCTTTTACCTATCCCTTTATCTTCTATATTTATCTTTATACCTTTATTTAAAAATGCCATTTCTCTAAGTCTATGCTCTAATGTATTAAAATCAAAATCAATTTCTTCAAAAATCTCTTTATCTGGTTTAAATGTTATTATTGTACCACTATTATCAGATTTTCCAACTATTTCTAATTCAGTTTTAGGGACTCCTCTTTCATACTTTTGAACATATATATTTCCATTTCTTATTACTTTAGCCTCTAAGTATTCAGACAAAGCATTTACGACAGAAACACCTACTCCATGTAATCCTCCAGATACTTTATAGGCACTATTATCAAATTTACCTCCAGCATGAAGTACAGTCAATACTGTTTCCACAGTGGATTTACCTGTTTTAGGATGTTTTTCTACGGGAATTCCGCTACCGTTATCTGAAACCGTTACTGAACCATTTTCATTTATAATTACCTCAATAGTATCACATACTCCAGCTAAGGCCTCATCTATACTATTATCTACAACTTCATAAACCAAGTGGTGTAGTCCCTTAGGACCAGTACTTCCAATATACATTCCAGGTCTTTTCCTTACAGGTTCTAACCCTTCCAGTACTTGTATTTGCTCTGCACCATAACTTCTCATATTGTTCTCTACTGACATTCATCTTCCTCCAATCAATATTTAAATTATCATTTGGATATTTTCAAAAATACATATTAAATTTCTAAATATTTTATAGTTTCTTATATAATTAAAATTAAATACTGTTTATTTAAAAGTATAATGTTCTCAATATATTATATATTTTCAATAAACTCAGCCCTCTTAAAGAGAGTTGTGGAGGATATATGGGAACTATATATTTTACTTTTCCTTATTTCTTCGCCTGTACTTTTATCTTTTTGAACACTTTCAGTAATTATATAGGTTTCCACCTTATCATCAGATATGTTCTCTACAAATCCTTCTTCCATACAAATCTTTATAAAATCCCTTGTATCTTTAGATTGAAAAGACGACTGAGCATCTATTATAGCTATAATATCCTTTAAAGGTATAACTGTATTTTTCCCCAAATGTAAAAACAAACACTATCCCTCCTTTATTATATTTCCTTTAGATATTCTAAATCTCTTATAATTTTCAATATTTAATTCCTTTAAATTTACATCATCTGTCGTAGTTAATATAGTCTGTATATTCTTAAATGTAGATACCAAAAAATTCCTTCTTGATACATCTAGTTCCGAAAGCACATCGTCTAATAATAATACAGGATACTCTCCAAATTCTTCATGTATAATCTGTATTTCTGCTAATTTAAGAGATAGTGCAGCTGTTCTTTGTTGTCCTTGAGAACCAAATACTCTACTATCTGTATCATTTATAAATATGCCCATATTATCTCTATGGGGACCATATTGAGTAGACATTTTTTCAATATCTCTTTTAAAATTTTCCTTTAATGCTTTGATATATATTTCTTCTATTTCTTCTCTATTTTTAATATCATTAATATTTATAGAAGGTATATATCTTATTTTTAGATCTTCTCTTTTACCTGTTAACTTTTCATGTATAACTCTTGATATGATAGACAGCCTATTTATAAATACTATTCTATTATACATTATTTCAGATGCTATTTTGCTTAATTGCTCATCCCAAACTTCTATTATATACTTTTTTTGTTTATTTTGTAAGATTTGTTTCAATAAATTATTTCTTTGATTCAATATTTTCCTGTATTTAGTTAAATTATGTCTATAAAGTGGCTTTATCTGTGATATTTCATCATTTAGAAATCTTCTTCTTTCTGAAGGACCTTCTTTTATTATTTTTAAATCCTCAGGTGAAAAAATAACAACTTGTAAAAAACCAGCCATTTCTGACACTTTATCTAATTCTACTCTATTTATTTTAACTCTTTTCTTTTTATTTTTATCTAATTTTATTTCTACTAATTTATCTTGGCTATCTTTTTGTATGTTAAGGCCTATATAACCTTTATCTTTGTTTAGATTTATTAACTCATTGTCTTTATTGGTTCTAAATGATTTACCTGTAGAACCAATAAAGACAGATTCTAAAAGATTTGTTTTTCCCTGTGCATTCTCTCCAAAAAATATATTTAAACCTTTTCCAATTTCTACATCTACACTATTATAATTTCTAAAATTAATTAGTTTTATCTTTTTAACAAACAAAATAAGCACTCCTCGAAATAGGTTAAAATTCTTAGTTTAATCTTAATAATTCAAGTAAGAATTTTACATGCCTATTGATTCACTTCTCATTTTTATTTAATTATATAATTTTTTTCATTTAATATCTCTATTTTATCTCCTCTTTTTACTTTTTTGCCCCTCTGGTATACTACCTCTCCGTTTATATTAACATATCCATTTGTTATTATATTTTTAGCATGACCTCCTGTTTGAGCAATTCCTATATATTTTAACAATTGGTCTAATTTTATATATTCTCCATCTATAACAATTTCTTTATACATTATAACACTTACCTTTCATATATATTTACAATTAAATCTATAATAGACACCTTCGAAGGTGTCTATTATACTTAAATGTCTTTTTTAATGATCTTCTGCTAACCTTACAGGTAAAACTAAATATGTATAGTTTTTATCCTCTACAGGATTTATTATACAAGGATTAACATTACTCACAAGATTCATTACTATATTATCATCATCTATAACTTTTAGTCCATCCAGCATATATTTTGAATTGAATGCTATCTTCAAGTCATCACCTTCTAACTCTATATCTACTTCCTCTTGTACATTACCTATCTCAGAGTTAGATGTTATTATCATTTTATCGTCTTCAATATCAAATTTAACTAGATTATTCCTTCCTTCTCTTGTAAGTAAAGATGCCCTTTCTATACTTTCTTGAAGGTCTTTAGTCTTTACTTTTACCTTAGTATTATATTCATTTCTTATTATGTCTTTATAATTTAAAAACTGCCCTTCCAATAATCTAGAAATTATAACTGTTTCTCCTAAATCAAATAACACATGGCTTGATGTGAATTTTATATTTATATTTACATCATCATCATCTAATATTTTATTTACTTCCATTAGGGTTTTTCCTGGTATTACAACCTTTATGTCTTTGTCATAATCAACATTTGCATTTTTAAGGGCTAATCTATATCCATCTAAAGAAACTAAAGCAACTTTTCCCTTCTCCACCTCTAGTAAAGAACCAGTTAATATGGGCCTTGTTTCATCTTGAGCTGTAGCAAATACAGTTTGTTTGATCATTAATTTTAATAGATCTTTGGGCATTTGAAAATGTATTTCATCATCTATTTCTGGTAAATGTGGATATTCTATTGCTGGTTGTCCTACTATATTAAATTTAGAATGTCCACACTTTATTTCTATATTATTATCTGAAACATCTATTTCAACAGGTAAATCTGGTAATTTTTTTATTATATCACCAAATATTTTAGAAGTTATAACTATAGAACCTTCTTCAACTATTTCTCCTTCAACATAAGTTTCAATACCAAGTTCTAAATCAGTACCAGTTAATTTTATTTTATTATCAACAGTTTCTATTAATATTCCTGAAAGAATAGGTAATGTACTTTTATTTGAAACACCTCTTTGTGCTATATTTATGGTTTTAGATAATTTGTTTTGAGGAATTATTATTTTCATTTGTGGATAACCTCCATTTTATATATTTAATTAAATAAAAAGACTTAACTTAGTAATAATAGTAATAGGAGCTGTTGATTTGTGGATAAGTATATAGTATATAGAATATCAACAGTTTTCCACATGTATATAAATTGTTAATAGCATAGCATATATTATCCACAATATAAAGATAAAAAAAAGTAATCTTATTATATTAACAAATTATATACAAATACTTAACACCCCTATGTTAATTATTTTCCTTTTACATCATCCATTATATTATCTATTCTAGTTTTCAATTCATTGTCTGCATTGACCTCTTTAGATATCTTATCGTATGCATGAATTACA
Proteins encoded:
- the remB gene encoding extracellular matrix regulator RemB; the protein is MFLHLGKNTVIPLKDIIAIIDAQSSFQSKDTRDFIKICMEEGFVENISDDKVETYIITESVQKDKSTGEEIRKSKIYSSHISSTTLFKRAEFIENI
- a CDS encoding ATP-binding protein, yielding MLKDSIKMIIPVKPEYVSVVRLTASSIASRMGFNIEEIDDIKVAIGEACSNIIMDNTKEDIDIEVEFLLYKDKLTIKIDDSEKNKCDKEINSSSIEEMKDKELGLFIIKTLMDDVDCMNEEGINKIIMTKEIGVVENGYRNE
- a CDS encoding STAS domain-containing protein yields the protein MALTVDKKYDENKNMWILKPVGEIDIYTAPEFKDILLDIIKEKTISIVIDGERLEYIDSTGLGVLISGLKKLKEKDENIIIKNMKANIKKLFSITGLNNVFIIKE
- the gyrB gene encoding DNA topoisomerase (ATP-hydrolyzing) subunit B, with the translated sequence MSVENNMRSYGAEQIQVLEGLEPVRKRPGMYIGSTGPKGLHHLVYEVVDNSIDEALAGVCDTIEVIINENGSVTVSDNGSGIPVEKHPKTGKSTVETVLTVLHAGGKFDNSAYKVSGGLHGVGVSVVNALSEYLEAKVIRNGNIYVQKYERGVPKTELEIVGKSDNSGTIITFKPDKEIFEEIDFDFNTLEHRLREMAFLNKGIKINIEDKGIGKREEFHYEGGIKAFVKHLNRNKDAIHKNVIYYEGERDNSVVEVAMQYTSAYSENIYAFANNINTHEGGTHLSGFKSAVTRVINDYARKNQILKEKDNNLSGEDIREGLTAVLSVKLADPQFEGQTKTKLGNSEMRGIVDSIISDALIAFLEENPKDSKIILDKAIRAARAREAARKARDLTRRKSVLENSSLPGKLADCSERDADKSEIFIVEGDSAGGSAKQGRDRRIQAILPLKGKIMNVEKARLDRILNFEEIKAMITAFGCGIGDEFDISKIRYGKIVIMTDADVDGAHIRTLLLTFFYRYMKPLVENGHIYIAQPPLYKVKKGRAEHYAYSDKELDKLLSELGRSGYSIQRYKGLGEMDPEQLWETTMNPEGRMLLQVTAEDAIAADEIFTTLMGDKVKPRKEFIEENARNVQNLDI
- the dnaN gene encoding DNA polymerase III subunit beta, with protein sequence MKIIIPQNKLSKTINIAQRGVSNKSTLPILSGILIETVDNKIKLTGTDLELGIETYVEGEIVEEGSIVITSKIFGDIIKKLPDLPVEIDVSDNNIEIKCGHSKFNIVGQPAIEYPHLPEIDDEIHFQMPKDLLKLMIKQTVFATAQDETRPILTGSLLEVEKGKVALVSLDGYRLALKNANVDYDKDIKVVIPGKTLMEVNKILDDDDVNINIKFTSSHVLFDLGETVIISRLLEGQFLNYKDIIRNEYNTKVKVKTKDLQESIERASLLTREGRNNLVKFDIEDDKMIITSNSEIGNVQEEVDIELEGDDLKIAFNSKYMLDGLKVIDDDNIVMNLVSNVNPCIINPVEDKNYTYLVLPVRLAEDH
- the recF gene encoding DNA replication/repair protein RecF (All proteins in this family for which functions are known are DNA-binding proteins that assist the filamentation of RecA onto DNA for the initiation of recombination or recombinational repair.), whose translation is MFVKKIKLINFRNYNSVDVEIGKGLNIFFGENAQGKTNLLESVFIGSTGKSFRTNKDNELINLNKDKGYIGLNIQKDSQDKLVEIKLDKNKKKRVKINRVELDKVSEMAGFLQVVIFSPEDLKIIKEGPSERRRFLNDEISQIKPLYRHNLTKYRKILNQRNNLLKQILQNKQKKYIIEVWDEQLSKIASEIMYNRIVFINRLSIISRVIHEKLTGKREDLKIRYIPSININDIKNREEIEEIYIKALKENFKRDIEKMSTQYGPHRDNMGIFINDTDSRVFGSQGQQRTAALSLKLAEIQIIHEEFGEYPVLLLDDVLSELDVSRRNFLVSTFKNIQTILTTTDDVNLKELNIENYKRFRISKGNIIKEG
- a CDS encoding RNA-binding S4 domain-containing protein, which gives rise to MYKEIVIDGEYIKLDQLLKYIGIAQTGGHAKNIITNGYVNINGEVVYQRGKKVKRGDKIEILNEKNYIIK
- a CDS encoding SigB/SigF/SigG family RNA polymerase sigma factor; its protein translation is MNNKKDISWELNNLEDIETKALFKIYAVDRDIKIRDELINRNLYIAEILSKKYANRGIEYDDIYQVACLGLIYAIDRYDISKGYEFSSFATPTIIGEIKKYFRDKGWSIRVPRRIQELSKKINNAKITLSQDLQRTPNVLEIASYLNSTEEEVLEAMEASKVYTPHSLDSSYDSDSEDKDINLAALIGEDDEYFSKIENRDFLLKAIDKLDDLERKILKDRYFKRKTQVSIAQDIGMSQMTVSRIEKKIIEKFRKELKRTYA
- the gyrA gene encoding DNA gyrase subunit A — protein: MNNNEHNIMTIDIEKEMKKSYLDYAMSVIVSRALPDVRDGLKPVHRRILYAMNELGLSPEKPHRKSARIVGDVLGKYHPHGDSAVYDAMVRLAQNFSTRYPLVDGHGNFGSVDGDSAAAMRYTEARMAKITIEMLRDISKDTVDYRPNFDETLNEPKVLPSRFPNLLVNGSSGIAVGMATSIPPHNLKEIIDGIVLMIENPDVTIDDLLSKVKGPDFPTGAIITGKDAIKNAYRTGRGKVKVRAKTTIEQISNNKSRIIVNEIPYQVNKARLIEKIAQLVRDKKLEGISDLRDESDRNGMRIVIDLKRDANPNIVLNNLYKHTQMQDTFSIIMIALVDDEPRLLNLKQLMRYYLDHQKEVIVRRTQYDLNKAEERAHILEGLKIALDNIDAVISLIRKSNTVQQAKEGLMGQFGLTEKQAQAILDMRLQKLTGLEREKIEDEYNNLIKLINKYREILANERLIYEIIKNELIDIRTKYGDERRTEIKASVEEINIEDMIEEENTVITLTHFGYIKRLPEDTYKIQRRGGRGISGMSTRDEDFVEDLFITSTHDHLLFFTNKGKVYTIRAFEIPEAKRQAKGTAIVNLLQLENNEKITAVIPIKEFSDEGFLIFATKHGTIKKTNLESYEAIRKTGLIAINLREEDELISVKKTTGDSEVIIVTAQGMAIRFNENDVRNMGRTAMGVKAISLNNGDGVVSMNLVEEGSYLLVISEKGYGKRTPLDEYRCQTRGGKGIKTYHIKSHTGKLVNAKIVEEDDEIMMISRSGIIIRLNVSGISQMGRVTQGVTLMKVEKDDKVMAIAKIVPEEDE